From a single Marinobacter sp. THAF197a genomic region:
- the fliF gene encoding flagellar basal-body MS-ring/collar protein FliF, which yields MASVPAQTTATDVPATQDADAPESRSNLLLGFNRLNLLRQVGLMVGLAASVALGVAVVLWAQEPNYQPVVGDLSAYNPQDVTTILDSNGIKYRMDPRTGALLVPSNEVHNARLKLAAEGVTDRRTIGYELLDQDRGLGTSQFMETISYRRGLEGELARTIATMRGVRNARVHLAIPERSVFIRDAREPTASVFLEVFAGRRPEQEQIRAIVNLVAGSVPMMSREQVTVVDQNGNLLTGDETRANADQMKDQYEYTARVEDRLSRRVASMIAPIVGNGRFRTEVTADLDFSAVERAEELYNPEQQAVRSERELSEQRGAGANGGIPGALSNQPPGNATVPEQAAGQEGDGAPAAPPVNVRRESTRNYELDRTVSYTRQQLGGIKRVTVALAVDDMKVVNPETGQVTYEPWPESELQRLSMLVRDAVGYSAARGDSVTVMNTAFSPEESVEFDTPGFWEQPWFWDLMKQVLAGLVILILVLGLLRPTLKSLSGAGTKERSDESDGGGYGGLDGIEGGDALRDAMSAQDDLLLPGATDSYDRQLNALKGLIAEDPARVAQVMRQWVNVDD from the coding sequence ATGGCAAGCGTACCAGCACAAACTACTGCCACTGACGTGCCGGCAACCCAGGACGCGGATGCACCTGAAAGCCGCAGCAACCTTCTGCTGGGCTTCAACCGCCTGAACCTGTTACGACAGGTTGGCCTGATGGTCGGCCTGGCGGCCAGTGTTGCGCTAGGGGTTGCCGTGGTGCTTTGGGCCCAGGAGCCCAACTACCAGCCGGTTGTGGGGGATCTCTCTGCCTACAACCCACAGGATGTCACGACCATTCTGGACAGCAATGGCATCAAGTACCGTATGGACCCGCGCACTGGCGCACTCCTGGTTCCTTCTAATGAAGTTCATAACGCCCGCCTGAAACTGGCCGCCGAGGGGGTGACCGATCGGCGTACCATCGGTTACGAGTTGCTGGATCAGGACCGGGGGCTGGGTACCTCCCAGTTCATGGAAACCATCAGCTATCGCCGTGGTCTCGAGGGTGAGCTGGCCCGCACCATCGCCACCATGCGTGGTGTACGCAATGCCCGGGTACACCTGGCCATTCCCGAGCGTTCGGTGTTTATCCGGGATGCCCGAGAGCCAACGGCGTCGGTGTTCCTGGAAGTGTTTGCCGGTCGCCGGCCCGAACAGGAACAGATCCGCGCCATTGTTAACCTGGTCGCCGGCAGTGTGCCGATGATGAGCCGGGAACAGGTCACGGTGGTGGATCAGAACGGCAATCTGCTGACCGGGGACGAAACCCGGGCTAATGCCGACCAGATGAAAGACCAGTACGAGTATACGGCGCGGGTTGAAGACCGTCTTTCGCGCCGGGTGGCGTCAATGATCGCCCCGATTGTCGGCAATGGACGCTTCCGTACGGAAGTCACCGCAGATCTCGATTTCTCCGCCGTGGAGCGGGCGGAAGAACTGTATAACCCGGAACAGCAGGCGGTGCGCAGCGAACGTGAGCTGAGTGAACAACGCGGTGCCGGTGCGAACGGTGGCATTCCGGGTGCCTTGAGCAACCAGCCCCCGGGCAATGCAACCGTGCCTGAACAGGCAGCGGGCCAGGAAGGTGATGGTGCTCCCGCGGCACCTCCGGTGAATGTGCGTCGTGAATCCACCCGAAACTATGAACTGGACCGCACCGTCAGCTATACACGTCAGCAGTTGGGCGGTATCAAGCGGGTAACCGTTGCCCTGGCAGTGGATGACATGAAGGTGGTGAACCCGGAAACCGGGCAGGTTACCTATGAGCCCTGGCCGGAATCCGAACTTCAGCGCCTGAGTATGCTGGTGCGGGATGCGGTCGGTTACTCGGCCGCCCGAGGCGACAGTGTGACGGTTATGAACACGGCGTTTTCGCCGGAAGAATCGGTGGAGTTTGACACGCCTGGATTCTGGGAGCAGCCCTGGTTCTGGGACCTGATGAAGCAGGTTCTGGCCGGCCTGGTGATTCTGATTCTGGTGTTAGGCTTGCTACGGCCCACGCTCAAGAGCCTTTCTGGCGCGGGAACCAAAGAGCGCAGTGATGAATCTGACGGTGGTGGTTACGGTGGCTTGGATGGAATCGAGGGCGGCGATGCGCTCAGAGACGCTATGTCAGCCCAGGATGATCTGCTTTTGCCGGGTGCCACAGACAGTTATGATAGGCAATTGAATGCTCTCAAAGGCCTGATTGCGGAAGACCCGGCCAGGGTTGCTCAGGTCATGCGCCAGTGGGTGAATGTCGATGACTGA
- the fliG gene encoding flagellar motor switch protein FliG: MTEENAQFQGDNTPRKQQRKIPRVEQAAILLMSLGEADAAEVLKHMGPKEVQRVGVAMAQMRDISKDDVTFVLNQFVEAVGGQTGLGVGNDDYIRAMLTQALGDDKAASLIDRILVGGNTTGLDTLKWMEPRAVGDIIRYEHPQIQAIVISYLDPDQAAEILATLDEKVRLDVMMRVASLESIQPQALQELNDILEKQFSGGSAAQTSRIGGVKRAADIMNFMDRGIEGNLMDSIKDMDPDLASTIEDLMFVFDNLKEVDDRGIQALLREVSSEVLVVALKGADDAVKDKIFKNMSKRAAELLQDDLEAKGPVKVSEVEAAQKDIITVARRMAEAGEISLGGAGEEMM, encoded by the coding sequence ATGACTGAAGAGAACGCTCAGTTCCAGGGGGATAACACCCCCAGAAAACAGCAGCGCAAGATTCCGCGTGTCGAGCAGGCGGCCATACTGTTGATGTCCCTGGGCGAGGCAGATGCCGCCGAGGTGCTCAAACACATGGGCCCGAAAGAAGTACAGCGTGTGGGCGTTGCCATGGCCCAGATGAGGGATATCAGTAAAGACGACGTCACCTTTGTGTTGAACCAGTTTGTCGAAGCCGTGGGCGGCCAGACCGGGCTCGGGGTTGGTAATGACGATTACATCCGGGCCATGCTGACCCAGGCCCTGGGCGATGACAAAGCCGCCAGTTTGATTGACCGGATTCTGGTGGGCGGCAACACCACGGGCCTGGATACCCTGAAATGGATGGAGCCACGGGCCGTTGGCGATATTATCCGTTATGAACACCCCCAGATTCAGGCCATCGTCATTTCCTACCTTGATCCCGACCAGGCCGCCGAAATTCTGGCAACCCTGGATGAAAAAGTCCGGCTTGATGTCATGATGCGGGTAGCCTCTCTGGAAAGCATCCAGCCCCAGGCTCTGCAGGAGCTCAACGACATTCTCGAAAAACAGTTCTCTGGCGGTTCCGCAGCCCAGACCAGTCGGATTGGCGGTGTCAAACGGGCGGCGGATATCATGAACTTCATGGACCGTGGCATTGAAGGTAACCTGATGGACTCCATCAAGGACATGGACCCGGATCTGGCCTCAACCATTGAAGACCTGATGTTTGTCTTCGACAACCTCAAGGAAGTGGACGACCGCGGCATTCAGGCGCTGCTCCGGGAAGTATCTTCCGAAGTGCTGGTGGTTGCCCTTAAGGGCGCTGATGATGCGGTCAAGGACAAGATCTTCAAGAATATGTCGAAGCGTGCCGCTGAACTTCTGCAGGACGATCTGGAAGCGAAGGGTCCGGTGAAAGTCAGCGAGGTGGAAGCCGCCCAGAAAGACATCATTACCGTGGCACGCCGGATGGCGGAAGCCGGTGAGATTTCCCTCGGTGGTGCCGGTGAAGAAATGATGTGA
- the fliE gene encoding flagellar hook-basal body complex protein FliE yields the protein MVQRADINSVLSDIRSLRSQMMQNQRIEQDQSVRGRVDGPRNVQEPREIPSFSDMLGNAVNSVNDAQKQANDLRTAYDMGDPNVDITRVMIAAQKSSVSFEALTQVRNRVVRAYEDIMNMPI from the coding sequence ATGGTTCAGCGTGCCGACATCAACAGTGTTCTGTCAGATATCCGTTCCCTGCGTTCCCAGATGATGCAGAACCAGCGTATTGAACAGGATCAATCGGTTCGTGGCCGTGTTGACGGCCCGCGCAACGTTCAGGAACCCCGGGAAATTCCCAGTTTCAGCGATATGCTGGGCAATGCGGTCAACAGTGTGAATGATGCCCAGAAGCAGGCCAACGACCTGCGCACGGCCTACGACATGGGTGACCCCAATGTCGATATCACCCGAGTGATGATTGCCGCCCAGAAATCCAGTGTGTCTTTCGAGGCGCTCACCCAGGTGCGTAACCGGGTGGTACGAGCGTACGAAGACATCATGAATATGCCGATCTGA
- a CDS encoding flagellar assembly protein FliH: MKDSDQDTKRIPKEQLTAWERWELPLLDERGNQVVQEQEVKPLTAADLEEIRQAAREDGFQEGREAGYQEGFEKGRAEGHQQGLQAGEAEGREQGQQQAEEATRKEVESRVDRLEHLLGELVLPIQRHEEELESVLVNLTTVLARAVVYRELSLDSSQIRQVVRKALAALPSTADNLRIHIHPDDLEPVREVAERLEVSPSIIEDDTLMPGGCKVESRHSLVDYTVEKRFQRAVQGMLEEQLSDHAGAEDEELGSIMADRSDFHRDVLSESDMTSPETDFPNAAPEQGEDDDLPPG; encoded by the coding sequence ATGAAAGATTCAGACCAGGACACCAAGCGCATTCCGAAAGAACAGCTGACCGCCTGGGAACGGTGGGAACTTCCCCTGCTTGATGAACGGGGCAACCAGGTGGTTCAGGAGCAGGAAGTCAAACCGCTGACAGCGGCGGATCTTGAAGAGATTCGTCAGGCCGCCAGGGAAGACGGCTTTCAGGAAGGCCGGGAGGCAGGCTACCAGGAAGGCTTTGAGAAAGGCCGTGCCGAGGGGCACCAGCAGGGGCTTCAGGCCGGCGAAGCAGAGGGCCGGGAACAGGGCCAGCAGCAGGCCGAAGAAGCGACTCGAAAGGAAGTGGAATCCCGGGTTGATCGCCTGGAGCATTTGCTGGGCGAACTGGTGTTGCCGATCCAGCGCCATGAGGAAGAACTGGAATCTGTATTGGTCAATTTGACCACCGTGCTGGCAAGGGCGGTGGTTTACCGGGAGCTTAGCCTGGATTCTTCCCAGATTCGCCAGGTGGTCCGTAAAGCCCTTGCGGCCTTGCCTTCCACCGCCGATAACCTCCGAATACATATTCACCCGGATGATCTTGAGCCGGTTCGCGAAGTGGCCGAACGGTTGGAAGTCAGTCCCTCAATCATCGAAGACGACACCCTGATGCCTGGCGGATGTAAAGTAGAGTCCCGCCACAGTCTGGTGGACTACACCGTTGAGAAACGCTTTCAGCGGGCGGTACAGGGCATGCTTGAGGAGCAGTTGAGTGATCACGCCGGCGCCGAAGATGAAGAGCTGGGTTCAATCATGGCGGACCGGAGCGATTTTCATCGGGACGTCCTGAGCGAATCGGACATGACCAGTCCCGAGACTGATTTTCCGAATGCCGCACCAGAGCAGGGCGAGGACGATGACCTACCGCCTGGCTGA